A genome region from Camelina sativa cultivar DH55 chromosome 10, Cs, whole genome shotgun sequence includes the following:
- the LOC104720521 gene encoding uncharacterized protein LOC104720521 has product MCTGKSSYTKSSPKFGKTSPTSSVLSLGSNGKGMTKVEPLKDRVNEKAKGKAAAAKNVAKAPAKENKKPLEFKLHSGERAVKRAMFNYSVATNYYVMKLQKKQEERLQKMIEEEEIRMLRKEMVPKAQLMPFFDRPFLPQRSSRPLTMPKEPCFGNVNSTCWTCVFNNQHYLYHINHTDIFKSVSLICSTLNILVGLLNSENDTPIDIITTNHNKQKVIENPHEEFAIT; this is encoded by the exons ATGTGTACTGGAAAATCATCATACACAAAATCCTCACCCAAG tttgggAAAACAAGTCCAACTTCTTCTGTACTCTCCCTGGGTTCCAATGGTAAAGGAATG ACCAAAGTGGAACCACTCAAAGACAGAGTGAATGAAAAAGCCAAGGGCAAGGCAGCCGCGGCTAAG aATGTTGCAAAGGCACCagcaaaagagaacaaaaagcCTCTCGAGTTCAAACTTCATTCTGGCGAGAGAGCAGTGAAACGTGCAATGTTCAACTATTCG GTTGCAACCAATTATTATGTCATGAAACTgcagaaaaaacaagaagagaggtTGCAAAAG ATgatagaagaggaagagattcGTATGTTGAGGAAAGAAATGGTTCCAAAAGCTCAATTGATGCCTTTCTTCGACCGACCTTTTCTCCCACAGAG ATCGAGCAGACCATTGACGATGCCAAAGGAACCATGCTTTGGAAACGTAAACAGCACCTGTTGGACTTGCGTTTTCAACAACCAACACTATCTCTACCATATTAATCAT ACAGATATATTCAAGTCAGTCAGTCTCATTTGCAGTACATTAAATATTCTAGTGGGTTTGTTGAATTCGGAAAACGACACACCGATCGACATCATTACTACAAACCACAATAAGCAAAAAGTTATAGAGAATCCGCATGAAGAGTTCGCAATTACCTGA
- the LOC104719366 gene encoding uncharacterized protein LOC104719366: MADNTSPEASPSQPPLFLEVFCEVSGKEYRFTNGTKAKFAVSVINRKLGSLKPRVVFIEAAKEGEEPISFGDDASLVSYGHGWKLKTVIDSDFPGTERYNLPQQFPSLISMGSTDSKYTKHSKPEIGEQSLKYIGRIFFAFVLMFILGGLFTVALENLPRLILLFKSSPM, translated from the exons ATGGCGGACAATACTTCACCTGAAGCTTCTCCTTCTCAGCCACCGCTC TTTCTGGAG GTTTTTTGTGAAGTTTCTGGTAAGGAATACAGATTCACGAACGGGACAAAGGCGAAATTTGCTGTCTCTGTGATCAACAGGAAACTTGGTTCGTTAAAACCTCGTGTAGTTTTCATCGAAGCAGCAAAGGAAGGTGAAGAGCCCATCAGTTTTGGGGATGATGCTTCTCTTGTTAGTTATGGACATGGCTGGAAGTTGAAGACAGTGATTGATTCTGATTTTCCTG GAACTGAGAGATACAATCTACCACAGCAGTTTCCTTCTTTGATATCTATG GGTTCCACAGATTCAAAGTACACAAAGCATTCAAAACCAGAAATTGGAGAACAAAGTCTCAAATACATTGGAAGAATATTTTTTGcatttgttttgatgtttattCTTGGTGGCCTCTTCACAGTGGCTCTTGAGAACCTTCCTAGATTGATATTACTCTTTAAAAGCTCGCCCATGTAA
- the LOC104719367 gene encoding U-box domain-containing protein 21-like, whose translation MGFSWRKRLRVANEKKITPVLSWSESESESETDITIPPEFQCPISIDLMKDPVIISTGITYDRESIETWIGSGNKTCPVTNTVLTTFDQTPNHTIRKLIQSWCVEAGSSSIQRIPTPRVPLMPRDVHEICRKLSSATRRGDYEKCGEFIGKIKKLGDEGEKTRKCVTENGVGLTLCDCFEKFSGNEKLTFMLKEILYLLTWMVPIGSDGITKLASTTSFRCVAGLLRSKDDTARENAAVFMKEILSLDKMQVYAFAVENRVVEALMKLIRDSVSTRSTKSSLIAIYQMVLQKPEIASEFLEIGLVNMTVEMIVDAEMNVCENALVVLDAICETEEGREEVRKNVLVMPLLVEKIAKVSELATRSSVSVILRLCKMGNASVIEEVVHLGTFQKVLLVLQVGYGEETKEKATELLKMINSQMKLMSDCVDSLVEFKYIKKPF comes from the coding sequence ATGGGATTTTCATGGAGAAAGAGACTACGTGTAGCTAACGAGAAGAAGATAACTCCGGTACTGAGTTGGTCGGAGTCGGAGTCGGAGTCGGAGACGGATATAACAATACCACCAGAGTTTCAATGCCCAATCTCAATCGATCTAATGAAAGATCCTGTGATAATCTCCACAGGGATAACCTACGACAGAGAGAGCATCGAGACATGGATTGGTTCGGGCAACAAAACATGTCCGGTCACAAACACGGTCTTAACAACGTTCGATCAAACCCCGAACCACACGATTCGTAAGTTGATTCAAAGTTGGTGCGTGGAGGCAGGATCGTCGTCGATTCAACGTATCCCGACGCCACGTGTTCCTTTAATGCCACGTGATGTCCACGAGATCTGTAGAAAATTATCTTCTGCTACGCGGCGTGGGGATTACGAGAAGTGTGGGGAGTTTATTGGGAAGATTAAGAAATTAGGGGACGAGGGTGAGAAAACTCGCAAGTGTGTTACTGAAAACGGTGTCGGATTAACTCTTTGTGATTGTTTCGAGAAGTTCTCGGGAAATGAGAAATTAACGTTTATGTTAAAGGAGATTTTATATTTGCTAACCTGGATGGTTCCGATTGGGTCTGATGGTATTACAAAACTCGCATCCACAACATCGTTTCGTTGCGTCGCGGGTTTGTTGAGGAGTAAGGACGATACTGCACGTGAAAACGCTGCAGTTTTTATGAAAGAGATTCTTTCGCTAGACAAAATGCAAGTTTATGCATTTGCAGTCGAGAACAGAGTTGTAGAAGCATTAATGAAGTTGATTCGCGATTCGGTTTCGACTAGGTCGACGAAATCTTCATTGATAGCGATTTATCAAATGGTGTTGCAAAAGCCCGAAATCGCGTCTGAGTTTCTCGAAATCGGTTTGGTCAATATGACAGTGGAAATGATAGTTGATGCTGAGATGAATGTTTGTGAAAATGCGTTAGTGGTTCTTGATGCGATTTGCGAAACCGAGGAAGGGAGAGAAGAGGTGAGAAAAAATGTGTTGGTGATGCCGCTTTTGGTAGAGAAGATCGCAAAAGTTTCTGAATTAGCGACAAGGAGCTCAGTTTCGGTGATTTTGAGGCTCTGTAAAATGGGAAATGCATCTGTGATTGAAGAAGTGGTACATTTGGGTACATTTCAAAAGGTGTTGTTGGTGTTACAAGTTGGGTATGGAGAAGAGACTAAGGAAAAAGCAACAGAGTTGTTGAAGATGATAAACTCGCAGATGAAATTAATGAGTGACTGTGTTGATTCGTTAGTGGAGTTTAAGTATATCAAGAAAccattttga